In Thermogemmatispora onikobensis, the sequence ATCGACATCGGTGTCGCCCGTGATCGTGCCGCTAACGTAGACGATCTTGGGCGAGGAACCTTTGACAGCGTTTTGCAGAGCAGAAAGCGTGCTGACGGTGGTCACGCTACCGCCGGCGCCACCAGTGGTGCCGGCTCCATAGCCAACAAGCTGATCAACGGGGGCCGCCGCCGCCGTGTGTGTCCCCAAGAACACGGGTATGAGGGCTAGCCCGCCTCCGACGAGGACGAGCAGCGTCAGGACAATGACCCATAATAGCTTCCTGCTTCCGATTCGCTTCATGCGCACATTCCTCCTTGATGCTTCGACTGAGGGTCCTCCTCTTGCGGCTGCAGCACAGGACGCTATCAGGGCGATCAATCGAAAGAAACGAGCACCGCGGTTACTTACAGCAATGAGGCTCTCGCCCTTGTGCTACAGCATAGATCATATCAAATGTGCAGTTTCACAATACCAGATCATTGGGCTGGCGTCAATATTCTGGCCGCTTCTCCTGCTACAGCGGGCGGGCTGGACAGAGACGTTTATCGCGTGAAACCGGTTCTCAGCTTGCTTCATTGGCCATAACTCATCTATTATCAGAGCATACCAGAAAGTACCATCGATAGTAATTGCGTCGGGTGGGGCAAGAGGGGAGCGAAGGGCAGCACGCAGAGCGGGTCGGCTGCTGCTCTGGATGAGCAGGGGAGCCGACCCGCCCGCTGGTAGGAACAAGGTAGGACAGGACAGGTCAAAGGGAGCGCGAGACGGGACGCGGGCGCCCGCACGCAGGAGGGGCCGGTGGCCCCGTCTCGCTGGGTGTCTGCTTCGTTTAGCTGCCGGTGTATTCGTAGAGCTGGGTGCCGCCGCCGAAGCCACCATTGCCGCCTGTGCTGGCGGATTGCCAGGCGCTGGTCGGCACCTGCTTGCAGTGCTGGGTGATCCAGCTAATCAGCGCACTCTGACCACCACCAGGGCCACCCCCGCCAGCGCCATTGATCAGGAAGAAGCGCACCTGGCCGCTCTCCACCAGCTGAGCCAGCTTGGCCGGCGTCAGAATTGGATCGGAGCCAGAGAAGCCACCCATCGCCATTACCGGCTGGTTGGTGGCCAGAATGATCGATTCAGCCTCGTTGGAACTCATGACGGCAACCAGGTACTTGGCGCCGTTGCGATGAGCCTGGAGGTAGTTAATGAGGGCCGTATTGGCGCTGAGACCTTCACCGCCGGCCCCATTGGGACGCTGGCCGTTCTGCCCAGCGGCACCCCGCTCAAAGTTTCCAGAGGAGGGGCGATCGCCAGCGCTGCTGTTGCCCGCTCCATTGAAGGCCCTGAAGCCGCCGGTTCCCAGGCCGCCAAACTGGTTGCCCGGGCCAGCCGTTGGAAGGCTGGCGGCTTCGCCGCGCAGGACAGGGATGAAGGACCAGACCGCTGGCGTGAGCTGCAAGGCGACGAGCGCCACGACCAGGGCCGGCACCAGCACTTGCACGCGCTCGCGCAGGAAGGGCACGAAGCGCGCCATGAAGAGGATGAGGGCAGCCAGAGCGCAGGGGACGGCGATCAGGGGGATCAGCCAGGTGCCCCAGGCCGGATTACTGGTGATGATGTGGAGCTGCTCTAGAGCTGTCAGGAGCAAGGCCAGCGGCAGCAGCCAGCCGCGCCAGCCACGACGACGATAGTCGTGCCACATGACCACCACACCAATGCCGAAGAGGGCAGAGACCGCCGGGGCCATAGTGGTCAGGTAGTACTGATGGAAGAAGCCCGCCATCGAGAAGAAGACTGCAGTCGTCAGCAGCCAGACGCCCCAGAGGATCAGCCCTTGTTGCTCGGGGTCCCCTCGGAAGCGTGGGCGTCGCTGCCAGGCAATAGCCACGATAGCGAGCAGGGCTAGCGGCAGCAGCCAGACAATCTGGCCTCCCAGCGGCTCGTCGAAGAGGCGGAAAGGGCCGGGCGTGCCGGTGCCAAACATGCCGCCTCCCTGGCCCTCTGGCGGCTGCCCCACATTGTTAATTACGTACTGATTATCAGGGCCGGGGTTGCCTGCAGGAGTGGTGGTTGGGCCGTTGCTGCTCCCGTTACCGCTATTCGTGTTGCCTGTTCCGTTGTTTGGACCATTGCCCGGCGTCGCCCCTTGAGACGAGGGGGTGCTGCTCTGTGAGGGCCCCTCTTCAGTGCCCGCAGGTGGTTGCCCGCCTGGCTGGAAGTAGCCGTTCGCAGGCGGTGTAGCGGCATTGCCATTAGTACCGCTGCGATTCGATGAGCCACCACTACTACTACTGGAGCTATTGCCACCGTTCCGCTCAAAGCTTGGAGGTCTCATATTGCTGCGCGCGCCCGGCCCAAAGCCAAATTGCCCAAGGAGACGCTGAATACCGTTGTAGCCCAGGGCCAGGCTGATCTCAGAGTTGTCCTGGCTGGAGCCGACGTACGGACGGGCTGAGGCCGGGGTCAGGTCGACGGCCAGGGCCCAGGATAAGGAAACGGCCAGCATGAGCACGGCGGCCAGGGCCAGATGACCGATGCGCACCCACATGCGCCGTGGGGCAGCCAGCAGGTAGAGCAGGCCGTAGGCTGGCACAACGAGGTAGGCTTCGAGCATCTTGATGTTGAAGCCTAAGCCGACAAAGAGAGCGCAGAGCAGCAGCCAGCGCAGTTTCCCTGTCTCGGCAGCCCGCATGACGGCCCAGGCGCCGAGCAGCATGACAAAGACCAGTGTGCTATCGATGGTGTTGTTCCGGTTGGTGACGACACTGATGGGGCTGATGGCCAGAGCCAGGGCTGCTAGCAGGCCGGCGGTGGTGCCAAAATGTCGCTGCACAAGATAGTAGAGCAGCAGAACGGAGAGGACACCCGCCAGGGCCTGGGGCAGCAGAACGCTGAAGGCCGTGAAGCCGAAGATTTTGGCGCTGGCAACCTGCAGCCAGAAGCCCAGGGGCGGTTTGTCGATGGTGACGAAACCACCAGGATCAAAGGAGACGAAGAAAAAGTTGTGCCAGTTATCGAGCATGCTGCGCACGCCCGCGGCGTAGTAGAGGTTGCCAAAGCCGTTGGCTCCGAGCTGGTAGAAGTTGAGAAAAACCGAAAGCAGGGCGATGGCCGCTAAGGCGAGGCGCCGCCAGAGCGGTGGCCAGTCCCACGTTGTGGTCGATGGTGGCGTTGTGTCAGCGGCCAGCGGCTGCTCGATCTCTGGCAGGGCCGGAGTCGGAGCCGGGGTCGGTGTTTCCATCATAGCGTTTCGGGTCCTTTCCTCCTCGACAGAGTTTAATGGACGTGCGGTGTTTCTGATGTCAGGATGCTCCCTTCGGCAGGCGATGGCCCCCTTTGGGGGGAAGGCTGTTGCTCGGATGCAAGATGCTGTCCCGCCGCTCTTTGTGCAGGCCGACGCTGGACAAAGACCCAGAGCCGCAGGCCAAGATAGGAGATGAGGGCGGTGCCACCGATGGCTACGACTTTGGCGGCGTTGGTCCAGAGGGCCGGGTTGACCAGGACGTGCTGCAGGGCCAGGCCGGCCAGCCAGAGAATGCCACTGCTCCAGAGGCTGCCGCTGATGGTGATGAGGGCAAAGCGCCAGAGTTCGCCGCTCGCGATTGGCTCACGCTGGCCAAAAGTCCAGTATTTGTTGAGAATAAAGCTGTTGATGGCTCCAGCGCAGTAGGCGACGATGTTGCAGGCCAGCAGCAGTGGCGTGCTTCTGATGGCTAAGAGCCAGACCAGGGCGTTGAGAACCAGGATATCAACCAGGGTGTTGAGTCCTCCAGTGACTGCGAAGCGCAGGAGCTGGCCAGGGTTCCAACTCGCTCGCCGCTGCTTTCCATCGGACTCAGCTGCCACAACCTGCTTGCTCTGATCTGGGTCAGTCTGCCCGGTGTTCGGTCCATTCAGACCCGGCTGCCCCTGCTCGACCAGGCTGGCAATGAGGGCCTCGTCCTGGCCGGTCGGTACGAGGGCCAGGGAGATGGCCAGCCCCGGCTCCGGCAGGCTGAGCCGATAGAGCTTCGTAGGCCGCAGGATGCGCTGCGATTGCTGGGCATGCCGCGACTGCAACTGGCCCTGGCTCAGGTGCGCTTGCCGTGTCATAACGGGTTGTGGCTCAGGTGCGTCGCTAGCGCTTTCTGTGCGTCGCGCCAGACTGCGTTTTCCCCGAGCAGAGCCGCTGGCTGGTTCACCGGCTGGCCGTTCTAGCAGAATCAATGCTGTCTCTCCTCTTTCTCATTCGGTTGTTCTCTACTTCGTGTGCTTTACTCTGCTGTTTTCTGTTGAATGCTCTATGTCTGATGCGGTCTTCGCATGTTCGCTCCGTTGCTGTTCCTGCATCATCTATTGCCAGAACCCTTCGGCGAGTTGCTCCAACGATGGATGACTCTAGATGGGCCTGCTCCCGCCCGGTCGCCTCTCTACTCTACCGATGCCCGTTCTCAGGGCCTGCCCGTTGCCTTTAGCATAGGGGTCTTTCTTTGAAAAAAGATTGGAGAAAGATGAGAATTTTCCAATGAACGGTGGCGGAAGCCCCTCGCTCCCGCTGTCTGCTGCTTGCGCGCCGGGCCCTGCTCCGCCCAAGATGCCCTGTTTTGTCGACTTGATCTAGCGATGCCGATATAGTACAATTGGCGACAGGCATCACGGTTGCGATGTGCGTCAGGTCCGCTAAGGAGCAATTTCCTTTGAGTGGTTCGGGTAGTGATCCTTCAGACCCGGTAGCCTTTCCTCCATCCGAGCAGCCGCCCCGTCGACACCGGCCTCACGAGGAGGAGCAGGCCCAGTGGCCAGCTTCTCATATTGATCTTGTGCAACATCCCCAAGAGGGTAGCCACCCCAAACCGCCAGCCGAGGGCGTTGAGTCGCTGACCGGGTTGGCAGCTCCCATCTCTTCCCCAAAAGTCCTAGCCGCTTGGGAGCAGGGTGTTTCCTGGCGAGCAGGGCCGCCCGATTTCGGCGCTGATCCCGAGGTGGTGCGGGCGGTGGTGGAGGGTGAGCGCCTCTCGTACGCTTTTCTGCTGAATCCGACCTTTGCTGCTGAGGTCTCGCTCATTGATCCTTTGCCCCATCAGCGCATGGCCGTCTATGAGCATATGCTGCTGCAGCCGCGCCTGCGCTTTCTGCTGGCGGACGACGCCGGGGCGGGGAAAACGATTATGACTGGCCTGTATATCCGCGAGATGCTCAGTCGCCGCCTGATTGGGCGTGTCTTGATCGTGCCGCCGGCGGGCCTGGTTGGCAACTGGCAGCACGAGCTGCGCTCGCTGTTTAATCTGCCGTTCCGCATCGTGTTGGGCAGCGAGGCGCGCGAGGGCAATCCTTTTGTGGGGCCGGCGAGCGATCTGCTGATTGTGAGCGTCGATACGCTGGCGGGCGAGCGCCTCTTTCGGCGGCTGCAGGAGCCGGAGGTCGAGCCATACGATCTGGTGGTCTTCGATGAGGCCCATAAGCTGAGTGCGAGCTACGATAGCGATGGGCGCCTGCGCGCGACGGAGCGCTATCGCCTGGCTGAGGCCCTGGCTGGCATTCCCACGGATGACGCGCGCTGGTCGCTGTCGTGGAGCTGCCATCATGTGTTGTTGTTGACGGCGACGCCCCATATGGGGAAGGCTGACCCCTATTATTGTCTGTGGCGCTTGTTGGAGCCAGAGCTGCTTTCGACGCGCCAGGCTTTCGAGCAGTTTCCGGCCCAGGCACGCCGGCGCTATTTCCTGCGCCGCGTGAAGGAGGAGCTGGTGACGCTCGATGGGCGCCCGCTTTATCCGCCGCGCATCGCGACGACGCTGCGCTACAAGCTGAGTCCCGCCGAGCAGGAGTTATATGAGGCCACGACCGCCTATATTCGCACGACCTATAACCGCGCGCTCCTTTTGAATCGTGAGGCGGCCCGTCTGGCGATGAGCGTTTTTCAGCGTCGTCTGGCCAGTTCGACCTATGCTCTGCTGCGCTCGCTGGAGCGACGGCTGAGGCGCCTCGATGAGTTGATCGCCCAGGTGCGCCAGGGCGAGCTGCCGCTCTCGCGCCTGCATCAGCTTCAGGTTCAGGCGGCTTCCTCTCGCCTGAGCGATCCGCTGGAGACGAAGACCGCCGATGAGGAGGAGAGTGTGGCGGGTGAGGAGGAGCACGAGCGGGTGGAGCAGGAGATCCTGCAACTGGTGCTGGCTGCGTCGCTGCAGGAGTTGGAGGCGGAGCGCGCTCAGGTGGCCGGCCTGCTGCAGCAGGCTCGTCGGGTCTATGAGCAGGGGGCGGAGGCGAAGTTTGAGAAGCTGCGCGAGGTGTTGCGCGATCCGCGTTTCGCTGGCGAGAAGTTGATTATTTTTACGGAGCATCGCGATACGCTGGTGTTTTTGCAGGGGCGTCTGGAGGCGCTGGGCTTTACGGGCCAGCTGGCGCTGATCCACGGTGGGATGACCTATACGGAGCGCGAGCAGGCGGTGGCGTTTTTCCGCAGGCCGCTGGCCGAGGGCGGGGCGCGCTATTTGCTGGCGACGGATGCCGCCGGCGAGGGGGTCAATCTGCAGGTGGCCTGGCTGCTGGTGAACTACGATCTGCCCTGGAATCCGGCCCGTCTGGAGCAGCGCATGGGGCGCATCCATCGCTATGGCCAGCGCCACGATTCGGTTTACATTATCAATCTGGTGGCTGGCAATACGCGCGAGGGCTATGTGATGGAGCGCCTGCTGGAGAAGTTGGAGGCGATCCGTCAGGAGCTGGGCAGCGATAAGGTCTTCGATGTGATTGGGCGCCTGCTTGAGGGTGTGTCGCTGCGCGAGTATATGGAGCGTGTGGTGCTGGGGCCGGCGGAGGAGACGGAGGAGATCGGGCGGCGTCTGGAGGAGTCGCTGACGGCCCAGCGGGTGCGCGCCGCGCAGGAGGAGGAGCGTCGCCACTATGGGCTGAGTGCGGAGCCGGGGGCCGATGCGGTCAGGCGAGAGCTGCCACGTCTGCGTCAGGAGCTGGAGCGCGAGGGCTATCGTCGGGTGCTGCCGGGCTATGTGCGGGCCTTCGTGGAGCGGGCGGCGCCCCTCCTCGGGTTGAGGATCGAGGAGCATGGCGATGGGACGTTCGCCCTGCATGAGCAGACTCCGGGGGCGCTGACCTGGTTGGAGCCAGCTCTGGAGCGCTATCCGCCGCGCTGCCGGGCGCGTCTGACGGTGACTCCGCCGCGCGCTAATGAGGAGGCGATCTTTCTCTATCCAGGCGAGCCGCTCTTTGATCGGCTGCGTGATCTGCTCTGGGGGCGCTATGGTGAGGAGGCCGGGCGCGGGGCGGTCTTTGTTGATCCGATGGCGCGCCGTCCGTATGTCTTCTCGCTGTTGCGCCTGGCGGTGCGGCGCGAGGCTGAGCCGGGACTGCGGGCGTTGCAGCACCCCGAGCTGGTGCAGGTGACGCTGGTCGGACTTTGTCAGGAGGAGGATGGGACGCTCAGGCAGTGCCCGGCGGAGCAGCTGCTGCTCTTGCGCGCCGGTGGAGGCGAGCAGCAAGCGCGGGCGCGACAGGTGCTGCAGCAGCTGGGACCGCGCTGGTCGGAGTTGACGGCGCGGGCGCTGACCTTTGTGCGCGAGACGATCGGTGGCCGCTTGCTGGCCGAGCGGCGGGAAGCGCTGCTGGGAACAGTGAGGGAGCGGCGTGCGTTTTTGGAGCGGGCTTTTACCTATCAGGAGGGGGAGCTGGCCGAGCGGCGCCGGCGCTTGTATGAGAAGGTTCAGGCCGGTGATGGGCGGGCGAAGGGGGAGCTGACGCGCGTGAAGGCTCTACAGCAGTCGCTGCAGCAGAGGCGGGCGGCAGCTCTGGCAACGCTGAGCCGTGAGCCGGAGCTGTTGGCGCTGAGCGAGGTGAGTCTGCTGGCGCAGGCGCTGGTCCTGCCTTCGACTGATCCCGAGGATGAGCAGCGCTATGCGGCAGCGGTGGAGGAGATGGCGATGCGGGTGGCACGCGCGTATGAGGAGGAGCGTGGGGCGCTGGTGTGGGATGTGTCGACGCCGGAGAAGGCGCGGGCCGCCGGGCTGGAGTCCTGGCCGGGCTTCGATTTGCTCTCGCGGCGCCCTTCGGGCGAGGAGCGGGCGATCGAGGTGAAGGGGCGTGTCGGGACTGGCCCGATTGAGATGACGGAAAATGAGTATCGGCGCGCGCAGAATCTGGGTGCAAAATATTGGTTATATTGCGTTTTCGAATGTGAGAAGCTGGCTCCGGTGCTGCGGCGCGTTCAGAATCCGCACGCGAAGCTGACCGCCTATCCAAAGGGCGGGGTGCTCTTTTCGCCGACGGATATTCAGCGCGCCGCCGAGGAGTGAGCTGCTTGCTCCTATGGTATTTCTTTCCCCAGTATATCGCTGTTAAGGAATATGGTTATGCATGAGGAGCGTCGCCTGATTGAGGTCGATTTCCCTTTGAAGCAGACGTCTCTTGATGCGGTGCATGAGAAGAATGTGCGCCACGGGCATCTGTCAACGTTGCAT encodes:
- a CDS encoding helicase-related protein; amino-acid sequence: MSGSGSDPSDPVAFPPSEQPPRRHRPHEEEQAQWPASHIDLVQHPQEGSHPKPPAEGVESLTGLAAPISSPKVLAAWEQGVSWRAGPPDFGADPEVVRAVVEGERLSYAFLLNPTFAAEVSLIDPLPHQRMAVYEHMLLQPRLRFLLADDAGAGKTIMTGLYIREMLSRRLIGRVLIVPPAGLVGNWQHELRSLFNLPFRIVLGSEAREGNPFVGPASDLLIVSVDTLAGERLFRRLQEPEVEPYDLVVFDEAHKLSASYDSDGRLRATERYRLAEALAGIPTDDARWSLSWSCHHVLLLTATPHMGKADPYYCLWRLLEPELLSTRQAFEQFPAQARRRYFLRRVKEELVTLDGRPLYPPRIATTLRYKLSPAEQELYEATTAYIRTTYNRALLLNREAARLAMSVFQRRLASSTYALLRSLERRLRRLDELIAQVRQGELPLSRLHQLQVQAASSRLSDPLETKTADEEESVAGEEEHERVEQEILQLVLAASLQELEAERAQVAGLLQQARRVYEQGAEAKFEKLREVLRDPRFAGEKLIIFTEHRDTLVFLQGRLEALGFTGQLALIHGGMTYTEREQAVAFFRRPLAEGGARYLLATDAAGEGVNLQVAWLLVNYDLPWNPARLEQRMGRIHRYGQRHDSVYIINLVAGNTREGYVMERLLEKLEAIRQELGSDKVFDVIGRLLEGVSLREYMERVVLGPAEETEEIGRRLEESLTAQRVRAAQEEERRHYGLSAEPGADAVRRELPRLRQELEREGYRRVLPGYVRAFVERAAPLLGLRIEEHGDGTFALHEQTPGALTWLEPALERYPPRCRARLTVTPPRANEEAIFLYPGEPLFDRLRDLLWGRYGEEAGRGAVFVDPMARRPYVFSLLRLAVRREAEPGLRALQHPELVQVTLVGLCQEEDGTLRQCPAEQLLLLRAGGGEQQARARQVLQQLGPRWSELTARALTFVRETIGGRLLAERREALLGTVRERRAFLERAFTYQEGELAERRRRLYEKVQAGDGRAKGELTRVKALQQSLQQRRAAALATLSREPELLALSEVSLLAQALVLPSTDPEDEQRYAAAVEEMAMRVARAYEEERGALVWDVSTPEKARAAGLESWPGFDLLSRRPSGEERAIEVKGRVGTGPIEMTENEYRRAQNLGAKYWLYCVFECEKLAPVLRRVQNPHAKLTAYPKGGVLFSPTDIQRAAEE
- a CDS encoding GtrA family protein, whose protein sequence is MILLERPAGEPASGSARGKRSLARRTESASDAPEPQPVMTRQAHLSQGQLQSRHAQQSQRILRPTKLYRLSLPEPGLAISLALVPTGQDEALIASLVEQGQPGLNGPNTGQTDPDQSKQVVAAESDGKQRRASWNPGQLLRFAVTGGLNTLVDILVLNALVWLLAIRSTPLLLACNIVAYCAGAINSFILNKYWTFGQREPIASGELWRFALITISGSLWSSGILWLAGLALQHVLVNPALWTNAAKVVAIGGTALISYLGLRLWVFVQRRPAQRAAGQHLASEQQPSPQRGPSPAEGSILTSETPHVH
- a CDS encoding glycosyltransferase family 39 protein, whose product is MMETPTPAPTPALPEIEQPLAADTTPPSTTTWDWPPLWRRLALAAIALLSVFLNFYQLGANGFGNLYYAAGVRSMLDNWHNFFFVSFDPGGFVTIDKPPLGFWLQVASAKIFGFTAFSVLLPQALAGVLSVLLLYYLVQRHFGTTAGLLAALALAISPISVVTNRNNTIDSTLVFVMLLGAWAVMRAAETGKLRWLLLCALFVGLGFNIKMLEAYLVVPAYGLLYLLAAPRRMWVRIGHLALAAVLMLAVSLSWALAVDLTPASARPYVGSSQDNSEISLALGYNGIQRLLGQFGFGPGARSNMRPPSFERNGGNSSSSSSGGSSNRSGTNGNAATPPANGYFQPGGQPPAGTEEGPSQSSTPSSQGATPGNGPNNGTGNTNSGNGSSNGPTTTPAGNPGPDNQYVINNVGQPPEGQGGGMFGTGTPGPFRLFDEPLGGQIVWLLPLALLAIVAIAWQRRPRFRGDPEQQGLILWGVWLLTTAVFFSMAGFFHQYYLTTMAPAVSALFGIGVVVMWHDYRRRGWRGWLLPLALLLTALEQLHIITSNPAWGTWLIPLIAVPCALAALILFMARFVPFLRERVQVLVPALVVALVALQLTPAVWSFIPVLRGEAASLPTAGPGNQFGGLGTGGFRAFNGAGNSSAGDRPSSGNFERGAAGQNGQRPNGAGGEGLSANTALINYLQAHRNGAKYLVAVMSSNEAESIILATNQPVMAMGGFSGSDPILTPAKLAQLVESGQVRFFLINGAGGGGPGGGQSALISWITQHCKQVPTSAWQSASTGGNGGFGGGTQLYEYTGS